The following proteins come from a genomic window of Chaetodon auriga isolate fChaAug3 chromosome 16, fChaAug3.hap1, whole genome shotgun sequence:
- the lgals2a gene encoding lectin, galactoside-binding, soluble, 2a has protein sequence MMTGMIVKNMSFKVGQTLTIVGVPKPDASNFAVNIGPDDQDITLHINPRFNAHGDENAVVCNSYQGGNWCEEVRETGFPFQQGEEFKIAIEFTPAEFLVMLSDGSTIHFPNRMGVEKYSVISFDGDVRIRSVEIK, from the exons ATGATGACA GGTATGATCGTAAAGAACATGTCCTTCAAGGTCGGGCAGACCCTGACCATTGTTGGAGTCCCCAAGCCTGATGCATCAAA TTTCGCGGTGAACATTGGCCCAGATGATCAGGACATTACTTTGCATATCAACCCTCGTTTTAACGCCCACGGAGACGAGAATGCGGTGGTCTGCAACTCTTACCAGGGAGGCAACTGGTGTGAGGAGGTCCGCGAGACAGGTTTTCCTTTCCAACAGGGAGAGGAGTTCAAG ATCGCCATTGAATTCACCCCTGCAGAGTTCCTGGTGATGTTATCAGATGGCTCTACAATCCACTTCCCCAACCGCATGGGTGTGGAGAAGTACTCCGTCATCAGCTTTGATGGGGATGTTCGCATCAGAAGCGTTGAAATCAAGTAA
- the gtpbp1 gene encoding GTP-binding protein 1 isoform X1, giving the protein MASIAAAHEPGSIPLADALVPASIFAPDRGGCGDDAGDECFEDADMMNGESEDRGVDFTNKLALVSPNGEQYDSLLRQLRDRMEEGCGETIYVVGMGSDGGDWGLDEKDMEASVATVCSMCEQLDADLIPLRERNEAAGLVRDYLIRRRVGELDFLEVRVAVVGNVDAGKSTLLGVLTHGELDNGRGFARQKLFRHKHEMESGRTSSVGNDILGFDQEGQVVNKPDSHGGSLDWTKICEKSSKVITFIDLAGHEKYLKTTVFGMTGHLPDFCMLMVGSNAGIVGMTKEHLGLALALNVPVFVVVTKIDMCPANILQETLKLLQRLLKSPGCRKIPVLVQNKDDVIVTASNFSSERMCPIFQISNVTGENMDLLKMFLNLLSSRTSYRDDQPAEFQIDDTYSVPGVGTVVSGTTLRGLIRLNDTMLLGPDPLGSFIPIAVKSIHRKRMPVKEVRGGQTASFALKKIKRSSIRKGMVMVSPRLCPQATWEFEAEILVLHHPTTISPRYQAMVHCGSIRQTATILSMNRDCLRTGDKASVHFRFIKTPEYLHCDQRLVFREGRTKAVGTITKLLQSTNNLPSNSKPPQIKMQSTKKAPLRKEDGTAAASDDVATIAQSAGPSTTQPGEGEEDPQIKEGNKENKPKSGGGGRRRGGQRHKGKGQNNSTNSTAAPSSSGIGGC; this is encoded by the exons ATGGCATCAATAGCAGCGGCGCATGAGCCAGGCTCCATACCGCTGGCCGACGCTTTAGTCCCAGCCAGTATATTTGCTCCAGACCGGGGAGGATGCGGGGACGACGCCGGGGACGAGTGCTTCGAGGACGCGGACATGATGAACGGCGAGTCCGAGGACCGCGGGGTCGACTTCACCAACAAG CTGGCACTTGTTAGCCCGAATGGAGAGCAGTATGACTCGTTACTCCGCCAGCTACGGGACAGGATGGAAGAGGGCTGTGGAGAGACCATCTATGTGGTTGGGATGGGCTCAG ATGGTGGTGACTGGGGTCTGGATGAGAAGGATATGGAGGCCTCAGTAGCAACAGTGTGCTCTATGTGTGAGCAACTGGATGCAGACCTTATTCCGCTCCGGGAGCGCAATGAGGCTGCCGGTTTGGTGCGCGACTATCTGATCCGCCGGCGTGTGGGTGAGCTGGACTTCCTGGAGGTCAG GGTTGCAGTGGTGGGTAACGTGGATGCTGGTAAGAGTACTCTGCTGGGAGTGCTAACGCACGGAGAGCTGGACAATGGCAGGGGCTTTGCCCGCCAGAAGCTCTTCAGACACAAGCATGAGATGGAGAGTGGCAGGACCAGCAGCGTGGGGAATGATATCCTGGGGTTTGACCAGGAGGGACAG GTGGTGAACAAACCGGATAGTCATGGAGGAAGCCTGGATTGGACCAAAATCTGTGAGAAGTCCTCCAAGGTCATTACCTTCATAGACCTGGCTGGCCATGAGAAATACCTCAAGACCACCGTGTTTGGGATGACTGGACACCTGCCTGACTTCTGCATGCTCATG GTGGGCAGTAATGCAGGTATCGTAGGGATGACCAAAGAGCACCTGGGCCTGGCCTTAGCCCTGAATGTGCCTGTGTTTGTAGTGGTAACCAAGATCGACATGTGTCCAGCCAACATCCTGCAAG agacactgaagctgctccagAGACTACTGAAGTCCCCCGGCTGTAGGAAGATCCCTGTCCTGGTACAGAACAAAGACGACGTCATCGTCACAGCTTCAAACTTTAGTTCGGAGAG gatGTGTCCCATCTTTCAGATCTCCAATGTGACTGGAGAGAACATGGACCTGCTCAAGATGTTCCTCAACCTGCTCTCCTCCAGGACCTCCTACCGAGACGACCAGCCCGCCGAATTTCAGATAGATGACACCTACTCTGTGCCG GGAGTGGGAACAGTAGTATCAGGAACTACTTTACGTGGACTCATCCGTCTCAATGATACAATGCTACTAGGGCCTGACCCCTTGGGCAGCTTCATCCCCATTGCTGTCAAATCAATCCACCGCAAGAGAATGCCTGTGAAGGAGGTCAGAGGTGGCCAGACTGCCTCGTTCGCTCTCAAAAAG ATCAAGCGTTCGTCCATAAGGAAAGGCATGGTGATGGTTTCCCCAAGGTTGTGCCCACAGGCCACTTGGGAGTTTGAGGCTGAGATCCTGGTCCTGCATCATCCCACTACGATATCCCCCAGATACCAGGCTATGG TCCACTGTGGCAGCATCAGGCAAACAGCCACCATCTTGTCTATGAACAGAGACTGCTTACGGACAGGAGACAAGGCTTCAGTCCACTTCCGCTTCATCAAAACCCCTGAGTACCTGCACTGTGACCAGAGGCTGGTGTTCAGGGAGGGACGCACCAAGGCCGTGGGCACCATCACCAAG CTGTTGCAGTCCACCAACAATTTGCCATCAAATTCCAAACCTCCACAAATCAAAATGCAGTCTACAAAGAAGGCACCACTCCGAAAAGAGGACGGCACTGCGGCAGCCAGCGATGATGTAGCAACAATAGCACAGTCAGCAGGCCCGAGCACGACACAACCG ggggagggagaggaagaccCTCAGATAAAGGAGGGCAACAAAGAGAACAAG ccaaagtctggaggaggtggaaggagaaGGGGTGGCCAGAGGCACAAAGGAAAAGGTCAGAACAACAGCACCAACTCCACAGCAGCTCCCTCCTCGTCAGGAATAGGCGGCTGCTGA
- the gtpbp1 gene encoding GTP-binding protein 1 isoform X2, with translation MASIAAAHEPGSIPLADALVPASIFAPDRGGCGDDAGDECFEDADMMNGESEDRGVDFTNKLALVSPNGEQYDSLLRQLRDRMEEGCGETIYVVGMGSDGGDWGLDEKDMEASVATVCSMCEQLDADLIPLRERNEAAGLVRDYLIRRRVGELDFLEVRVAVVGNVDAGKSTLLGVLTHGELDNGRGFARQKLFRHKHEMESGRTSSVGNDILGFDQEGQVVNKPDSHGGSLDWTKICEKSSKVITFIDLAGHEKYLKTTVFGMTGHLPDFCMLMVGSNAGIVGMTKEHLGLALALNVPVFVVVTKIDMCPANILQETLKLLQRLLKSPGCRKIPVLVQNKDDVIVTASNFSSERMCPIFQISNVTGENMDLLKMFLNLLSSRTSYRDDQPAEFQIDDTYSVPGVGTVVSGTTLRGLIRLNDTMLLGPDPLGSFIPIAVKSIHRKRMPVKEVRGGQTASFALKKIKRSSIRKGMVMVSPRLCPQATWEFEAEILVLHHPTTISPRYQAMVHCGSIRQTATILSMNRDCLRTGDKASVHFRFIKTPEYLHCDQRLVFREGRTKAVGTITKLLQSTNNLPSNSKPPQIKMQSTKKAPLRKEDGTAAASDDVATIAQSAGPSTTQPPKSGGGGRRRGGQRHKGKGQNNSTNSTAAPSSSGIGGC, from the exons ATGGCATCAATAGCAGCGGCGCATGAGCCAGGCTCCATACCGCTGGCCGACGCTTTAGTCCCAGCCAGTATATTTGCTCCAGACCGGGGAGGATGCGGGGACGACGCCGGGGACGAGTGCTTCGAGGACGCGGACATGATGAACGGCGAGTCCGAGGACCGCGGGGTCGACTTCACCAACAAG CTGGCACTTGTTAGCCCGAATGGAGAGCAGTATGACTCGTTACTCCGCCAGCTACGGGACAGGATGGAAGAGGGCTGTGGAGAGACCATCTATGTGGTTGGGATGGGCTCAG ATGGTGGTGACTGGGGTCTGGATGAGAAGGATATGGAGGCCTCAGTAGCAACAGTGTGCTCTATGTGTGAGCAACTGGATGCAGACCTTATTCCGCTCCGGGAGCGCAATGAGGCTGCCGGTTTGGTGCGCGACTATCTGATCCGCCGGCGTGTGGGTGAGCTGGACTTCCTGGAGGTCAG GGTTGCAGTGGTGGGTAACGTGGATGCTGGTAAGAGTACTCTGCTGGGAGTGCTAACGCACGGAGAGCTGGACAATGGCAGGGGCTTTGCCCGCCAGAAGCTCTTCAGACACAAGCATGAGATGGAGAGTGGCAGGACCAGCAGCGTGGGGAATGATATCCTGGGGTTTGACCAGGAGGGACAG GTGGTGAACAAACCGGATAGTCATGGAGGAAGCCTGGATTGGACCAAAATCTGTGAGAAGTCCTCCAAGGTCATTACCTTCATAGACCTGGCTGGCCATGAGAAATACCTCAAGACCACCGTGTTTGGGATGACTGGACACCTGCCTGACTTCTGCATGCTCATG GTGGGCAGTAATGCAGGTATCGTAGGGATGACCAAAGAGCACCTGGGCCTGGCCTTAGCCCTGAATGTGCCTGTGTTTGTAGTGGTAACCAAGATCGACATGTGTCCAGCCAACATCCTGCAAG agacactgaagctgctccagAGACTACTGAAGTCCCCCGGCTGTAGGAAGATCCCTGTCCTGGTACAGAACAAAGACGACGTCATCGTCACAGCTTCAAACTTTAGTTCGGAGAG gatGTGTCCCATCTTTCAGATCTCCAATGTGACTGGAGAGAACATGGACCTGCTCAAGATGTTCCTCAACCTGCTCTCCTCCAGGACCTCCTACCGAGACGACCAGCCCGCCGAATTTCAGATAGATGACACCTACTCTGTGCCG GGAGTGGGAACAGTAGTATCAGGAACTACTTTACGTGGACTCATCCGTCTCAATGATACAATGCTACTAGGGCCTGACCCCTTGGGCAGCTTCATCCCCATTGCTGTCAAATCAATCCACCGCAAGAGAATGCCTGTGAAGGAGGTCAGAGGTGGCCAGACTGCCTCGTTCGCTCTCAAAAAG ATCAAGCGTTCGTCCATAAGGAAAGGCATGGTGATGGTTTCCCCAAGGTTGTGCCCACAGGCCACTTGGGAGTTTGAGGCTGAGATCCTGGTCCTGCATCATCCCACTACGATATCCCCCAGATACCAGGCTATGG TCCACTGTGGCAGCATCAGGCAAACAGCCACCATCTTGTCTATGAACAGAGACTGCTTACGGACAGGAGACAAGGCTTCAGTCCACTTCCGCTTCATCAAAACCCCTGAGTACCTGCACTGTGACCAGAGGCTGGTGTTCAGGGAGGGACGCACCAAGGCCGTGGGCACCATCACCAAG CTGTTGCAGTCCACCAACAATTTGCCATCAAATTCCAAACCTCCACAAATCAAAATGCAGTCTACAAAGAAGGCACCACTCCGAAAAGAGGACGGCACTGCGGCAGCCAGCGATGATGTAGCAACAATAGCACAGTCAGCAGGCCCGAGCACGACACAACCG ccaaagtctggaggaggtggaaggagaaGGGGTGGCCAGAGGCACAAAGGAAAAGGTCAGAACAACAGCACCAACTCCACAGCAGCTCCCTCCTCGTCAGGAATAGGCGGCTGCTGA
- the sgsm3 gene encoding small G protein signaling modulator 3, producing the protein MSGTYTPAPGGPFSALTPSMWPQDILAKYHQKDPSEQPELQYDEFGFRVDTEDGGKSRSWLGTDGSPQREDPQQRLRWQAHLEFTHNHTVGDLTWDLIDPVLPRSERLRSLVLGGIPHSMRPQLWMRLSGALQKKRTSEIPYREIIKNSSNDDTTTAKQIEKDLLRTMPTNACFSSLTSVGVPRLRRVLRGLAWLYPDIGYCQGTGMVVSCLLLFLEEEDVLWMMCALIEDLLPPSYFSSTLLGVQTDQRVLRQLIVQYLPALDRLLQEHDIELSLITLHWFLTSFASVVDIRLLLRIWDLLFYQGSLVLFQVTLGMLKIKEEELVSSENSASIFNTLSDLPSQLRDGPAVLGEAMRLAGTLSQETLEAHRHKHLAYILNEQTQLNNGNNTTLNTNLNKVVRRQSLRRKSTLSSLLFGEDEAEALKSKNIKQTELVAALREAITRTAEHFHCLDPHHSSTDLTPDYSMESHQRDHENFLVVSRNRRRRAKALLDFERHDDDELGFRKNDIITIISQKDEHCWVGELNGLRGWFPAKFVEILDERSKEYSLAGDDSVTEAVTDLARGTLCPALKAIFQHGLKKPSILGGPCHPWLFIEEAASREVERDFNSVYSRLVLCKTYRLDEDGKVLTPEELLYRAVQSVNMSHDSAHAQMDIKFRSLVCVGLNEQVLHLWLEVLCSSMAAVEKWYHPWSFLRSPGWVQIKCELRVLSKFAFSLSQDCELPDKKEEKEQRPLKEGVQDMLVKHHLFSWDIDG; encoded by the exons ATGTCAG GTACCTACACACCAGCCCCTGGTGGGCCGTTCTCTGCTCTCACCCCCAGCATGTGGCCCCAGGACATTTTGGCCAAGTACCACCAA AAAGACCCTTCAGAACAGCCTGAGCTCCAGTATGATGAGTTTGGCTTCAGAGTGGACACTGAAG ATGGCGGGAAGTCCAGGTCCTGGCTGGGCACTGATGGCTCACCCCAGCGTGAAGACCCCCAGCAACGATTACGCTGGCAAGCCCACCTGGAGTTCACTCACAACCACACAGTGGGTGACCTGACCTGGGATCTGATTGATCCCGTCCTTCCACGCTCTGAGCGTTTGCGTTCTTTGGTGCTAGGTGGCATACCTCACAGCATGAGGCCTCAG CTTTGGATGCGCCTGTCTGGAgccctgcagaagaagaggacctCTGAGATCCCTTACCGGGAAATTATTAAGAACAGTTCCAACGATGACACAACCACAGCCAAACAG ATAGAGAAGGACCTGTTACGGACTATGCCAACCAATGCGTGTTTCAGTAGTCTGACCAGTGTTGGAGTGCCAAGGCTGCGACGGGTACTGAGGGGCCTGGCCTGGCTCTACCCAGACATTGGCTACTGTCAGGGCACTGGCATG GTggtctcctgtctcctgctctttcttgaggaggaggatgtgctATGGATGATGTGTGCCCTGATCGAAGACCTCCTTCCTCCGTCCTACTTCTCCTCTACTCTGCTGGGCGTTCAAACGGACCAGAGGGTTCTCCGCCAACTCATTGTCCAGTACCTGCCAGCCCTTGACCGCCTTCTTCAGGAGCATGACATAG AGCTGTCGCTGATCACGCTGCATTGGTTCCTGACATCATTTGCCAGTGTGGTGGACATACGTCTGCTCCTGAGGATCTGGGACCTGCTCTTCTACCAGGGCTCATTGGTGCTCTTCCAGGTCACACTGGGCATGCTCAAGATCAAG gaggaggagctcgTCTCATCAGAGAACTCTGCATCCATTTTTAATACTCTGTCGGACTTGCCAAGCCAGTTGAGAGATGGGCCTGCAGTTCTTGGGGAGGCTATGAGGCTAGCAGGGACACTATCCCAGGAAACACTGGAAGCTCACCGACATAAGCACCTAGCCTACATCCTAAATGAACAGACACAGCTCAACAATGGGAACAACACAACCCTTAACACAAATCTCAACAAG GTGGTGAGGAGACAATCCCTGCGCAGGAAGTCCACCCTGAGCTCCCTGCTGTTCGGGGAAGATGAGGCAGAGGCTTTGAAATCCAAGAACATTAAGCAGACCGAGCTGGTGGCCGCCCTGCGCGAGGCCATCACCCGCACCGCAGAGCACTTCCACTGTCTGGACCCACATCACTCCAGCACT GACCTAACGCCCGACTACTCCATGGAGAGCCACCAGCGAGATCATGAAAACTTTCTTGTGGTTTCTCGCAACCGGCGGAGAAGGGCAAAGGCTTTGCTGGACTTTGAGCGACACGATGACGACGAGCTGGGCTTCAGGAagaatgacatcatcact atcaTTTCACAGAAGGATGAGCACTGCTGGGTTGGAGAGCTCAACGGCCTTAGAG GTTGGTTTCCTGCCAAGTTCGTGGAGATCCTAGATGAAAGAAGCAAGGAG TACTCATTAGCGGGTGATGACTCTGTGACAGAGGCGGTGACAGACCTTGCCAGGGGCACATTGTGTCCTGCCCTGAAGGCCATATTTCAGCACGGTCTCAAGAAACCATCTATACTTGGAGGGCCTTGTCACCCTTGGTTATTCATAGAAGAG GCGGCCAGCAGAGAGGTAGAGAGGGACTTCAACTCTGTCTACTCCAGACTGGTGCTATGTAAAACCTACAG GTTAGATGAAGATGGGAAAGTACTAACTCCAGAGGAGCTGTTATACAGA GCAGTGCAGTCGGTCAACATGAGCCACGACTCTGCACACGCTCAGATGGACATCAAGTTCAGGTCTCTTGTCTGTGTCGGTCTCAA TGAGCAGGTGCTGCATCTATGGTTGGAGGTGTTGTGCTCCAGCATGGCTGCTGTAGAAAAATGGTATCACCCATGGTCATTCCTTCGCAGTCCTGGATGGGTACAGATCAAGTGTGAGCTCAG GGTCCTGTCAAAATTTGCCTTCAGCCTCTCCCAAGACTGTGAGCTACCTGACAAGAAAGAG gagaaggagcagagacCACTGAAGGAAGGGGTGCAGGATATGCTGGTGAAACATCACCTCTTCAGCTGGGACATTGATGGCTAA